GTGAACAATAGAACAGCATCTAATATGTTTCAAGCAAAGGCCAATGAGAATTAGATGATTGCATTCACATGACCTTTCTCCAAATCTCCGTGCAAAATCTTGCCTTTAACTGATCTAGATTTTACATACGGAATATCAGACTGCGTAATTCTTGGTATATGAATCATAAATACGGGttgataaaataaatttaaataaagaagAAATTTCATTAGATAATGTTTTTGATTGATCAGAATTACACGTGCGTAACATTGCAATGACCTGTGCAAGGTGATAATGAGACAGGAGGTTTTGAATATACGCTGTACCAGAGGGCAAAACCATTTCTCCATGGTGATGAATCCCAATTAAACAGCTACCCCTGCTCCTGGAGAGAATGACAATGAAAGGAATATTGGATTTAAATTATATGAAGTGTAATCAACAGTGACATGCCAAAAATGAAAGTTTTCTAACATCCTAAATTATTCCAGAATGTTTAGTGTTTTTACGTTTCATTAAATGCAGGACATTGAGGTGCAGCTCCCCAGACAAGGTTTAAATTTATCCAGGACCAGGCCTTGGTTATATTAGgaaatttaagtagtttttacaaacacactttataaaaATCAAtgctggtgtgcatcttgagacaaaacaatggcagcAATATATGTAAAgacatgtcagtgcaagatgctTTCGAATTatgcagctcaaacatgcattgtCTGGGACCAGTCCGGGAAACCGTCCCTGAATGTGTACAGTAAATGATAATTTATGAGATTAGTCTTAAAATGTctcttttaaaggggacataccatgTAAATCGGACTTTtaccatgtttaagtgctataattgggtccccagtgcttttattaacctagaaaatgtgaataagatcaacccagtaattttgttttgataaactattctccacaagcatgtgaaaaaaaattgtttggctccctggtgatgtcagaaggggataatatcaCCTCTTAatccaaccacgccactgccatttagggcgcactcacattatccaaaccaaaccaaaccctCCCtgctcccccaggtgcacgcactcacactgtacttttttatcgatccgagtccgggcgcgctttcgtcattaagatgcgattgttttgaaaaaagcaggaagtaaagcgctctcttaacactggaacccaccgtaatgataagtctgtgttttttattcggagtcgtttggtgcgcgattacagacagccctctcacatgtcatcatattgcttagttgatcggttacgtgtgcagctcggacattcacgtaaccctgctgctcgcatcaaaaggtttttacggaggcagatgaaggtgagtggtcgcgcaactgacgtcttcaccttttgaatcgcgctcaggcgcaattgcgctcacaccacagccttccgcgcctgagcccaagtaaactgcgctccggcccacctctacAACCtggccgcggcgcgattaaccaatccgcgcccgggcacggaacagagcgatcacacttgtcaaacaaaccaggctttgggggtcaaacgcgcccgagcgcggtttggtttggatagtgtgagtgcgcccttagtaGAGAGatgagctcatttgcatgttaaatgacacacccaaaatggcacacacctacaaagtgacagttttaacatgttatgataaattatctatatggtattttgagctaaagctTCACATATGtcctctggggacaccaaagatttatctgacatcttaaaaactcttgtgaaatgtcccctttaacattttaCTTGAAAAACATTTGCTTTACTCCTCTATGGCAGAGCTAAAAACTTTGTCTATAAATAATACTGGAGATTATAATATTGAGAATAGCTATCACTTTCAATTTCTAAATTAATTCACCAACCCTTTGAATTTACATGCATTTTCTGTTGCGCTGCATCACCTTTATGTTTTAACTTAAAGGCGATCTCTACAACAATGCTCAAAAGGTTTTCCTTGAACACAGTGTACACATCCGCATCATAAAAAGAGTTTAGCTTGAAGCTTAAAAAGTATCATCCCTTGAAAATGTCAGCACAGTTCATAACTAATCCTTTCACAATACTTACAGAGAGATCAGCAACAACTCCTCATTTGCCATCTTTACACTGTACTGGAAAATCCCTCTTATTTCTCATTGGCTTCACCAAACCTGAGGATATTCTCAGGCTTCATTTCTCCTAATCCTACCAATACACATGAACAACACACTGAGCCCAAATGAGCAGCTACAAAGTTAGTTCTTGTCTATTTTAGAAAAGAGATGGTCTAAATCCTTAAAAGATCAAGCTGTGCAGAAGTACAGGAAACACAAATAAAGTAAATGAAGCATAATAAAAAACTACTAACAGGACAATACTTCCATACTCAAAAGTGGACGGCTTCCCGGACTGATCTTAGGTCTAGTCACAGACTAAAATTgcgccttaatttaaaaacatcttgtactaacatttttttatcatatatcagtgctattgttttgtctcaagatgcacaccagtaattaaaaggtatgtttgtaaaaactatttgaatatcctaaaataactaaggcctagtcctggattaatttaaacccTCTCCGGGAAATCGCCCCTAGGAAATAAtctgttaattttttacacgttgttttgtgttatccgatttaacacattatgtgctattttaacacattatgagTCATtcttgattttgtgttcaaataaataaaatagatgaaacaagatgtgttaaaacacacaaaatgtgttgttccaataagGGATAAGATAACACACGTTAAATGTGTTGTCCGTAACTAGACTCAAAATCTGTTAACATAACCGTTTTAAGAGTGCATGGTTTAATACTCCAAAAAATGCAGATCTCAAATGTAGCAGATGCTTGCAGCTTTGCATTGATCTGCTAAAGGAGATATAACTAGTTAGTTTAACAACATCTCTTTCAGTTATAGCCTTTCTTTGTTTCTTAAGCCTAAAAATCATTACcatggtgtgtatcttgagacaaaacatagCACTGAAATATTTTaggatatgtcagtgcaagctgttttcagttaagacagctcaaacatgcattttagacCTGGAATATACTTAAGCCGTGTCTGGGAAACTAGTTATAGGTATCTGAAATACTGCTgtgtaatttaaaacattttaatattgtATTAAGTACTTGTCGCTGCTAATACacatttcaaatgttttcataattttattttatttcgcTGTACTGGAGTGATGATGAAACTTTGTTCCCATATATTAAACTTCTCTCATTCAATTGTCAGTGGTCTAAAGGGAAGTGCAGAATGACTTTTGTAATGATCCCTTTTATTAACCCAGAGATCTGGATTTGGAGGCCCTTGGCATTTGtcaaaaaacagtaggtaatTCGGACGGACATTTTTATGCGTGTGGTTAGAGAAGAACACTGACATTCTGGATGCGGACAGCAATAAAATTGCGGACTACTCCATGTAAATGATGAAAATACCTTACATCACCAAGAAAATCAATTCCCGCCCAAATAGGGCTTTAGAAATCTTTTCTTTGTATGCATTTCTAAATTGTAAATGTGCAAGAAAATATTGATATATGCAAATATTGTGATATTTCGTTTGGCAATACTGTATCaataaaagctttaaaaaaaaaaaaaaaatcatacaagTTTCATAACAGTTTCGTTTAGAGTTTAAATCCTGACCACTAGATTGCAATCTTCTTATCTCTAAACAGTGCCAGGAAGTATTAGCTTAGGGGCGcaccataattttttttgcatattgtgGTATGTTTCTAAAAGACAGCTCTCCTAAAATTATATCCTATTAAGTTCCTAAAATAGGAAAGACTCCAATATATCATTGCACGTCACAATATCGCAACAAACTGCACCGTAACCACTCTATCATGAGATTCATGCCGATAATACACAGCCCTACTAAATTGTAACACCTCCTCATTTGAGTTTTTTATGCGCAAGGGAACAATGTGGTATTTGGTAAAAATGTTTATTAGAGTAGGATTTAACtgcataaatacaaatacattttatataacatCAGAATCGAGCAGTGGTGTACCAATCTGAAAAATCCAGATCAAAGTGTAGTTTGAGAAAAAGTTATGGCAAGTCTTTTCATACCATATCCACTAGTTTAAATGTATTCTCCTGTTTTGTAGGTATGACATtgacaaatgttttgtagagaaTTGCACCCTTGGGAAGTTTTGGGATCACATCGCGGGCTTCAGCACTTCGTGGTGGAGGAATGTACACTTCCTTGGTGAACCTGACAATACCATCCTCAAGGGCATAAATTGTTTTATTGGTTCCAATACCAACCTGTGAGTACAGAAAAGAAACCAGATTAGGCAAATTCTGtacaattagatttttttatagtttaCTATTAAGTTGCACTGCAAAAGGACAGTGTCACTGTTCAGAAACAATACTCATATTTTAACAGCTATCTTAAAGCAATACCACAGTCAATTTACTTTGTTGAAGTAATACATGTCATTAACTACTATGCTAACTGTTAGGGGgactatatgtatatataactACATATGTAACAATAACATAGGTTACATTGTATTAGTTATTCTTATGTAAGTATTTAGTAGTTAAAGACAACTAATATAAATTGGGACCAAAATAATGTTATATGCTACTTTGTCCTCTCACTTAAGCTGTCTTGAGAAGATAGTTAAATCTTAGATAATCATTAAAATTATGATAAGGTCTTACATGTGCTCCAGGATGCCAGCGCATCAGCCCTTTACGCTGTGTTGCGAGTATGTTGCCAGCATGTACAAAGTTCCCTTTTGAAGGAAAGGATAAAATATTATGCAAGGTAATGTAAGAATGTGAAGACATATTTTATTCATATTAGATGAAGGTTAGTAGTCTTAAGACAGTACCATCTTGTTTCTTGAAACCATATCTGCGGCCAGCACTATTCCCTCCGAGGTTTTTACTACTTCCTCCTGACTTCTTTGAAGCAAATCTCGTCAATACTACTGTGGGTGTTTGGCTTGACAGCAGAATGCCTAAAACAATCAGTTTATTGCAACGTTAAAGCATCCTTTACTTTGTTGTCTCAATAAAATGCATGCCTGGgtgcaaataaaaataaacctaataTTCATTTACGAAAGATAAAACACACCACTGACAGTTTTAAAGAATTTATTGTTGCTGATGCTGCTGTCAACATTGAACACATGCTGATTGAGCTAGTGTTAACGTTTAGCATGCGATCTATCTAACTTACCGTCATTATAAAATGGTAAAACGATCATTTTAATTAATCAGTTAGCATATACATGAGTGTATTTTTACAACTTTCAACGTGAAACATATAATAATCATTACACTTACATGTTCTGGACTTCAGCATCAAGGACGTGAGTGTCGCCATTTTGAATGACGTGCGTGTGACGCGCTCACGCTGCTAGTTCGACGCGTTTACGTCATCTTTTGGAAACCCGCGAAGTGCAGGATTTGAATGGCGTGAGTAAACAGAAGCTAAACATTTACAGAAATGTGCatatgtaaaactaaaacaGAAAACGCATGATGTCGAGTTTAAATATCAGACTTATGTAGTTGTTAATGTCTGAGCAGCAAGCTTTTATTCGTTGTTGTCGTATTTGTGTCGATACTATCTGTTAGTGTGTGTATTTCGAAACCAACCTTTGTTTTTCTTCGTTTTTCCAGCTTCTGTTTTACTGGTTCAATAATAGTGTCTGTAACGTTTACCATAGTACTTTTCGCATGGGACGTTTTCATTTATATGCATGCATTTGACGTGACTACTTACAGTATATTGCATTTAACATACAGTTTATCAGTGGGCTATGTGTGatcctgggatcgaacccatgacctttacaGTGCGAACGCATTGCTCTATTAATAAGTTAATTAGAGCTGCAGGAAcacattattttaagtttaCCTTTGTCTCTATTTTCAGTGCATGAACCATATATATGTGGATGATCTATGAGGGCTCAGCATGACGTCCATCAGTCGACCTGGATTTCTCATAAGTGACAGTGACTCCAGTGATTCAGAAGAGTTGCCTGTGTTTGATTTCTCACAGACAAAAACCAGACAGACTGACATGGTAGTTTTAGACCATTCAGAAATGTCTCATGTCACTGGTCCAGTTTCATCAGGGGTCCGTGCCTCTGCTGGGGCTGCTGGACGTGACGTCTTGATGGTTAGCAGTGACAGTGAAGAAGAGGCCATGATTCCTTTGGCTGTTAGACTGAAACAGAAACAGTGTGGTTTGCCTCCAGCAGTCAGCCGGACTTTCAGTGCGGTGTCTAATGGATGCTCACGGCTCATAGATGTTCCAGACACATTACCCGCACGGTACATTAACCCAGAGGACCAGCCGGTAGTCCATAACAAGATCTGTAATAACATAAAGCAGAGCAACTCTGACTACAACGCACCATACCTGACCAAAGAACCTCCTACGGCTGAAAATGGCACTTACCTAGCCAAACGTAAAAAAACGCCAGCAGAGGTGGAGGCTGCCAGACAGGAAGCCCTGAAGAAAAGAGCAATGCGAGAGCAACAGCAGGAAGAGAAAGAGAAGGTGAGGTTGGAGAAGAAGGCTCTGGCTGATGCTGTGAAAGCCCTGAGGCCAGAAGAATGCATCAAACACATGGTGGTGACGGTGGACCCAGGTAGGTCCTGTAAACATGAATAttctttaatttaagaaaatatttttattaaaaggacATTTCAGATATATGTTTGGTCAAGATTGGACACCTAAACTTCTTACTTCAAATCATATAAAGGGAATTTTTAAAATTCATGTttacttatttttaatattgtggtgAAAGAAAACAAGATAACACCATTTCCAAgttctctaaaaaaaaaaaaaaatgcactatgAATATGTTAGAACATGACGGGTGCATGAAAATGGACTTTATGGCAGGACGGACCCAGGTGGCACTTTGACTCCAGTATTGATCTGCTTTGTGCTCTTTGATCATTTCCCTAAGTTGTTAGAAAGCAACGGCATGAAGTATTAAGCTGCATTTGCTGAATGGCTTAGTATTGATTATCTGTCTGCTCCCCACAGGTCTGCTGCAGCTGGAAGGTGGCGGTGCTCTCCTGACGTCCCTGCATGCTATGGGCTGCAGCTGTGCCATAGAGAAGCAATCCCTACCTCGAAGCGTTACCTGGGCTAGACGCTCAGTCTGTCACCAGGCAAGATTGTGTCCCATGCATACACAAATGCACAACGCTTAAAATTCAAATGCATTGTCTTCCATCACTGTTACAAATTTAATACATTCAATAGATCACACGTTTTGGACATTTATATATAAACTGATTTATTACTTAAGTTGTGACCCTATCTGTGAGATACAAGcttaagtctcataatctaattatgagattaggagcatctaAGTTTGAAATCAATCATTGATATTCAGGGCTTGCAAAATGTttaaatccctggtagcccttcgggcaggcactctttCATTTTTGGTCGCCCGAAAATGAATACAACTAGCCCGAATAAAAGatacactgtttaatgtagaatattgataaatcctggatttccatgtaagccaactatttctgcccatccccagctaacaatttggttCCCAAACGTCCCCCTAACATTAGTTTTTGGTTTCTTGAATgttattttccaaggtttttgtttaatagcaaggaatgttttctttaagaaaataaacattcccctaatgttatttttaggttattttaacatttccctaacgttagaataattgaattggtatattactgaaatattatatgaatgtattataacacaagttatttttaatataatttaatataataaaatatctcaacacatcacacattgtatttagataacataggattttatcaaatatataaacaaccagtgactttaacacaatatagaagacttaaaacagatatttattaaaaaggaataaacatttaattcccttTAGGTTAACAGATCTTACCATAGCAGTTTTTTtcgctagaataatgttagactctgtGGTAAAACgaaattataaataaacattatattCGCTTTAGGTAATCTATCTTACCACTGCTGTTTAGTCACCTATCAAAAGCTTCTAACATTATATTCTCATAATAGCGTAGACGTAGCCTGGtagaaccatcctctgctattttgcttcgcttcatagacagagtctggctgggcataattgacaatcgttttccttctcatgggaggggcttgtctgaagtttaaaatcattggtctaaacgtaagccaatcacataacgtttggatatgatgtgcgttatgcgccagctcagccgcatcaaatttctgctgtaaaacacacgcatgatgtgaaaacaaacccatcgagcgaaataccgaagttaacatggctatgaacgacttctgcagattatgtaaagtaaatcgggccagagctagttgaacactatccttacggtgtctttccactcacgtctaagtggaggaatgcccctctctcctctcaaactcttccaccagacggccataaccatatgtaaattaaatcttcctacctttttttctggttaatcaggaacgtcaccaaagaatgtttgcccacgcgtcctccaccattaactgtgaacaatgaaatttccttccatgatatctcgattgttgtgcacgtcaagctgtgctgcacacagtttctcgctgacgatcgataatagttgataaattaaacttttcccaaaacctgtcgggagtagggcaacaacataatctccattcaaaatgtttaacaaacacttttcttgttcgggattaagttggcaagtgccggttctccacaacagagcaaatagctttctgtgcctccatgtccactacaaactacaaccgtacattcggcgcttagcgtctacgtcacggctctcagcccGCCCTCTGTTCATTGATTCGCCGGTTGTTTTGAGACCTGAGGAAAACGGTTTGAATGGGaggtatctcagactgagtacagaagcgtaatgaaatttagcggaagtacaaagtctgacgtagtcaggctagCGTAGACGTGTCAAATCGATCGGAAATCCctcaaatatattttccttctcacatatttaagttactaactgaagaaagaaaaaagaaacgctaaaacaatgttagtctatgaggtaaaaatgaaataacgttatttttttttaaatgacttgagTTCGCGCTGAGCACAAGAGCAAGCAGGTGCTCGTGAAGAGCGAAGCCGGGAGAAGCGCATGCAGAGGGTCGCGCGCATTTCAGACGTGCACATTAAAGGATGggtttatttatgctttcagcatttcctgacagtttcacttgttacgtgaagATAATGACTGACAAGAGGACGCGCGGCCgaaatacatacaatataattacctaactaaatctaagacaaagcaaaaacattaaaatattatttcctccccaagatagcccgacgggcaAGGCGGAGATACATTTCGGTAGCCCAacaggaattcacaatagcCCTGGGACATCaggctagcgattttgcgagccctgatattaaagggacactccaatttttttgaaaatatgctaattttccagctcccctagagttaaacatttgattcttagtGTTTTGAaatctattcagctgatctccggcgGTACCGAaaattcaagttttaaatagtaaaaatattgaaactttttggttattttttagcgcgatgctaatggtctaatcagattctatggattatgctaagctatgttaaaagttgtaccgccagacccagacaTCAGCTGAATatattccaaaacggtaaaaatcaaatgtttagctctaggggagctggaaaatgagcatattttcaaaaaaagtgaagtgtccctttaatatacTCGAATGTGATCATTATAAGATATTAGCAAAGAATGTGCTTCTTTTTTGGAGATGCAGTAATGTCTCAAACCTGTATTTAGGAACTAAACCTGTGACATGGTTTTCATGTTGTTTGCAGAATGGTGAGGTGGTGTCTATTCCAGAATCACATGCTGTAATCCAGGTTCCAGTGGATGACTTTGTGACCATGATTAACAACTTCTGCAAGGTAGGCGCATTATGGTATAGCACGGTGTAATTTCCTATTGGACCATTATAATTACTTAATTAACCATTAATAAGATGATTGTTTGATTTGCTGGCTGTGGCCTTTTTGTATGATGTGGTAACTAAAGATGCAATTAAGAGAGTTTTGTGGCTGAAAGGGCAGTACCAGTAAAATTAGCAGTTTTGACCTTTTCGAGAAGTGTCGGAgtgattaaatgtaatgaattgaaTTACTGGATCACCACTCAATTATGTTAAAATTACCTATTAGGTCTTTAAAGTATGCAGTTGCTCAATCAGTGAGACGTGCGTGTCTTTAGTTTAAACgacctttgtttttttttttcctgAAAATAAAGACTACAGTgtggttttctgttttttttatgtaaaagcaAGGCGACAATGAAAGTGGTACATCTCTGACCACCTGGACCCGTGGGCTTATGAGCAAGAACCCAGGCAGAACTATCAGCATTGTTGTGATTGACATAGAGAAATATTTTAGGTGAGTAGCTTGctaaattagaaaaaaaaatagaattaTTACCACTTCTTAGTCAAAGTTTAATCACAATTTTAATAAAGACTTCATGTAGGTGCTTTTACATCAATTTTAGCTTTAAATTCCTGTGGTACACTTGATCTATGGGTTTTtaagtattttgtgaactagAGGATGTatcaatgtattttttgtaaTGATCGATTGTATGCCACAGCTTATGAGCTTGAGTTGTGTTTAACCTTTAATATTTCTTCACGAGATTGTGTATTATGATATTAATGGTGTGTGCTCAACAAATGTAAAAGGACATCAAAGTACCTCTAAGTAGGACTGCAACAACTAATCAAATATTCGGTAATAGTCGATAATATTTGATAAAGAAAAGTGTTTAACAAATGTAATTTGATTAGTTTGCTGCATAAACAAGGAGCTTGCACTGTTTGGGGCGAACATGCCTCTATGCAGCTTGCGCTCTTGCGTTCATTGGGTGGTGTCACAAACCAGACTAATCGCTAATGAAATTTGTTGaacattattttcattattgAATATTATCTGTTATTATTGAATGTTCTTTTAGTTATTGCACCCCTACTGCTGTTGatcaaaaatgatttaaaattatttagatGATATTCAGATGAAGTCACACTGTGGggaaaatcagtttttttattgttgtttatatatctATGCGGTGTTTCTTATAAGTTTTAAGACAATTGTGACGTAGGAGCAGGCTTCACtcaatttattatatatatattataagaGTGCTTGACCAAACTTATAAGTAATtccaaagaaaaagaaaagggcCGCACTTTGCATATAAAACGTATATAAACGTATATACACAGTGTGCAAATAAATAAACGTTTTATATGCAAAGTGCgtcccttttctttttctttggaATGTTTTAAGACTagccatgtgcaaattcatcgtttaaaggcggtgtgcatgatttttgaaaaacactttggaaaaggtaATCAGgcagagtaccaaaacacacttgtagcccatcagcagtaagggacgtgtctactaactgacatcattgcctgggttgcgtatgcaGGGTTTCCGCGGGgttgtaaaaagtagtaaaaggtagtaaattaaattatgccaaattaaggccagtaaaaagtagtaaaaagtagtaagcgTCATCTGACGAGGTAGTAAATTTTCGATTGccttttgtaatgttatgatgcctggaaattagttcaaatcacctgcatatctgggcaaataatcaaagatctttcgtctctgggatgtgatcaaagcctggagtggagccaaatcacgttcctctctccgctgtaagcgttctgtaatcactacggcacggatccactccgggttttctgactgtatcacgttaagctgaggtaaaactttttcagctagcatggtcaaacttataatgcaggaaggctccgatgttttgaagatcgataaaggtgtaaaagacgattgacttggcttagcgaaataatgaagattggcaagcctttcagttcgtgggataagaaaaccaaacaggtaattgcgtgtctttgcacagtatgactaacgtaaggggtcctgtattttgggggtaaatgatttctcacgTTACTGATCATCCGCGGCACGCTTTTACATGCTATGCTGATATAGCCAGTGGCTGGTACAACGGGTTTGTTTAACTCatgggtaaacttcatgtggatCCACAAGAACCAAGAGGCAGACGACATCCAAATCCCGTAAGAGCGATTGacgaggaatcataagaggagactgcttccgaaatgctctcgcgggactttgatgtcatccacctgtcggttcttgcagttgcatttgcgtgtggtcacaaaaacgtaacatttgtacatatatttaagcacagcagtttaaaaacaggtgattttaagccattcaaacacaaacaacagtgcgtCCGCAGTTTCTGTGTCAGAAGAGCATGCAAGCCGCGCATTCGATTCTCATTGAGCATGTGTTGTAcgtatttttgccgctttattggccttaaataacacatatgcctcaaaaatcccgtctttgcaaatatcctcatataaacacgaccatttaggtcttaggagaaagtaaacagcagaaacattgcgcataaactagcagatcagcgctgcctctattgtaacataatattttgttgagaaatgtacagtcattcaattaacaactgtcactttggttacagacatcctgtgcgaattctacacgagtttgactcgagttactcgttcagggtttatattcatacataacgttactgtattagagctgtgactgtaaactgttgtgtgaacagaacagaccctggattatttgtttatgtttactgaataatatgatatttaaaaagttgtatttgttcacattagtaaatgcattatataacaaacaaacaatgaaaaatatagagtatataagcattcatgaattcttgtttatgtcattacagtaattgacggtggttcatggtgcattcactaatgttaacagtttcaactttgattaaaaaattattagtaaatgctaaaataaatacatttacaattaataaataattaataaaacaatcattaaaggtggtgatattcatgttttctttttatatagtgagttatttagctgtttcgccttaatctgaaatgccctgcaaactacagctacctatatgccacatgagacttcaatgtggaa
The Paramisgurnus dabryanus chromosome 1, PD_genome_1.1, whole genome shotgun sequence genome window above contains:
- the mrpl27 gene encoding large ribosomal subunit protein bL27m; this encodes MATLTSLMLKSRTCILLSSQTPTVVLTRFASKKSGGSSKNLGGNSAGRRYGFKKQDGNFVHAGNILATQRKGLMRWHPGAHVGIGTNKTIYALEDGIVRFTKEVYIPPPRSAEARDVIPKLPKGAILYKTFVNVIPTKQENTFKLVDMV
- the eme1 gene encoding crossover junction endonuclease EME1, which produces MTSISRPGFLISDSDSSDSEELPVFDFSQTKTRQTDMVVLDHSEMSHVTGPVSSGVRASAGAAGRDVLMVSSDSEEEAMIPLAVRLKQKQCGLPPAVSRTFSAVSNGCSRLIDVPDTLPARYINPEDQPVVHNKICNNIKQSNSDYNAPYLTKEPPTAENGTYLAKRKKTPAEVEAARQEALKKRAMREQQQEEKEKVRLEKKALADAVKALRPEECIKHMVVTVDPGLLQLEGGGALLTSLHAMGCSCAIEKQSLPRSVTWARRSVCHQNGEVVSIPESHAVIQVPVDDFVTMINNFCKQGDNESGTSLTTWTRGLMSKNPGRTISIVVIDIEKYFRSLNSKCQKKYREAVLGEEKDVGPQGGQKKRRKKDDIKQLPEVSRVQVEEALVDLQLHTGVQVRFLSTWKDFTDFITMSTKAVAEAPFKRERENTGFTFCLESEWSGGHKVDRAGKGLLQVWKRQIQQLNRVSPDMASAILSAYPSPQLLAQAYARHKSEHEKAGLLSDVLIRRGEGITSTTRRVGPELSKRLFLLMTSSDAQQPLDSAV